A genomic segment from Tessaracoccus defluvii encodes:
- a CDS encoding IS30 family transposase → MPGAWEGDLIIGAHGKSAAATLVERVTRFTVICGLPEGKKAVAVADTVAERMWPFPEVLRTSLTWDQGTEMAEHARLTAAVNLPVYFAHPRSPWERGTNENTNGLIREYLPKGTYITSNQAYLDAIADELNDRPRASLGFYTPREKFEALLAADVASTN, encoded by the coding sequence ATCCCCGGCGCGTGGGAGGGAGACCTGATCATCGGTGCCCACGGCAAATCAGCGGCAGCCACGCTGGTTGAACGCGTCACCCGTTTCACAGTCATCTGCGGCCTTCCCGAAGGGAAGAAAGCCGTCGCGGTAGCCGACACGGTGGCCGAGCGGATGTGGCCCTTCCCTGAGGTACTACGAACCTCGCTGACCTGGGACCAGGGCACAGAGATGGCCGAGCATGCCCGGTTGACCGCTGCTGTGAACCTGCCTGTCTACTTCGCCCATCCCCGCTCGCCATGGGAACGGGGCACCAACGAAAACACCAACGGCCTGATCCGGGAGTACCTACCCAAGGGGACCTACATCACCAGCAACCAGGCCTACCTCGACGCGATCGCTGATGAACTCAACGACCGCCCCCGAGCATCCCTTGGCTTCTACACCCCAAGAGAAAAATTCGAAGCCCTCCTCGCAGCCGATGTTGCTTCGACGAATT
- a CDS encoding helix-turn-helix domain-containing protein, whose product MEATLQVDERFSGVTQRRPLTAHDRAEISTGLKAGWGIRRIAVHLDRAPSVISREVRRNATKTCGYRVVRADVEAQRRRRRPQTRKIDADPVLRARVLGDLKRSRTPRQIAGRLRLEATDPTVETMVHSTPADGAQVSHEAIYRFIYALPKGELARNSVMLRSKRTSRKPRSKEGRGAPIVAMVSIDDRPADVPNAGSPARGRET is encoded by the coding sequence GTGGAAGCAACACTGCAGGTTGATGAGAGGTTCTCCGGCGTGACGCAACGACGACCACTGACCGCCCACGACAGGGCCGAGATCTCCACAGGTCTGAAGGCCGGCTGGGGTATCCGACGGATCGCGGTCCACCTTGACCGGGCCCCGTCCGTCATCAGCCGTGAAGTCCGTCGTAACGCCACCAAGACCTGCGGCTACCGCGTGGTCCGAGCCGACGTCGAGGCCCAGCGCCGCCGCCGACGCCCCCAGACCCGCAAAATCGATGCCGACCCGGTACTGCGGGCCCGCGTGCTGGGCGACCTGAAACGATCCCGAACACCACGCCAGATCGCTGGACGGTTGCGTCTGGAGGCCACTGACCCCACTGTGGAGACCATGGTCCACTCCACACCCGCTGATGGTGCTCAGGTCTCCCATGAGGCGATCTACCGGTTCATCTACGCCCTCCCCAAGGGCGAGCTGGCCCGTAACTCGGTGATGCTCAGGTCCAAGCGCACCAGCCGTAAACCACGCTCAAAGGAAGGGCGCGGAGCGCCGATCGTCGCGATGGTCTCGATCGATGACCGGCCCGCTGACGTCCCGAACGCAGGATCCCCGGCGCGTGGGAGGGAGACCTGA
- a CDS encoding IS1380 family transposase: MSVTGDGGAVIAHAGSIGLRMLAENTGLTGALLTAMARRSFIPSVHDRGQVLTDVAVMLADGGEAISDIDVLRHQGQVLGPVASAPTVWRALDEVTDARRRKIQAARARVRRHVWAQLTAAGGVPASKVAGTDLGSTVVLDVDATIVVTHSEKELASPTFKRTFGHHPIGVWCDNTGEFLAAALRTGRAGSNTAADHIQVLGEAITQIPMPYRRNLLIRCDGAGASHQLLDWLHAQGQVRGRTLHYSVGFTIGEKVRAAITELPAGLWSPALTAEGEVREGGDVAELTGLLDLTSWPAGMRVILRRERPHPGAQLSLFEVHDGWRYQAFATNTTSGTLQFLEARHRAHARVEDRIRHAKDSGLGRFPSREFAINQTWLALTMIAADLVAWLKMLALDGDLAKAEPKALRYRLLHVPARLVHGARRRRLRLPKTWPWVEHLVAAFARIAAIPPPH, encoded by the coding sequence ATGTCCGTGACCGGCGATGGCGGCGCGGTGATCGCCCACGCCGGCAGCATTGGACTCAGGATGCTGGCCGAGAACACCGGCCTGACCGGAGCCCTATTGACGGCGATGGCCCGGCGTTCGTTCATCCCCTCGGTGCATGACCGCGGCCAGGTACTGACCGATGTCGCGGTGATGCTCGCCGACGGCGGGGAGGCGATCTCCGACATCGACGTGCTGCGCCACCAGGGGCAGGTGCTGGGGCCGGTCGCGTCTGCTCCGACGGTGTGGCGGGCGTTGGACGAGGTCACCGACGCCAGGCGCAGGAAGATCCAGGCGGCCCGGGCCCGCGTCCGTCGCCACGTCTGGGCCCAACTGACAGCCGCTGGCGGTGTCCCGGCCTCGAAGGTCGCCGGGACCGATCTCGGCAGCACGGTGGTGTTGGATGTCGATGCCACGATCGTGGTGACGCATTCGGAGAAGGAGTTGGCGTCGCCGACGTTTAAGAGGACGTTCGGGCATCACCCGATCGGTGTGTGGTGCGACAACACGGGCGAGTTCCTCGCCGCCGCGCTGCGGACCGGCCGGGCGGGGTCGAACACGGCCGCCGACCACATTCAGGTCCTGGGAGAGGCGATCACCCAGATCCCGATGCCGTATCGACGCAACCTGTTGATCCGCTGCGACGGTGCCGGCGCCTCTCACCAGTTGCTGGACTGGCTCCATGCGCAAGGCCAAGTCAGAGGCAGGACGCTGCACTACAGCGTGGGGTTCACGATCGGCGAGAAGGTGCGTGCCGCGATCACCGAACTTCCCGCAGGCTTGTGGTCCCCCGCGCTCACCGCTGAGGGTGAGGTCCGAGAAGGCGGGGACGTCGCCGAACTGACCGGACTGCTGGACCTGACCAGTTGGCCGGCCGGGATGAGGGTGATCCTGCGCCGCGAACGCCCCCATCCCGGGGCTCAACTGTCGCTGTTCGAAGTCCACGACGGGTGGCGGTATCAAGCGTTTGCCACCAACACCACGAGCGGCACTCTGCAGTTCCTGGAGGCCCGGCATCGGGCGCATGCCCGGGTCGAGGACCGGATCCGTCACGCCAAGGATTCTGGGCTGGGACGTTTCCCGTCTCGCGAGTTCGCCATCAACCAGACCTGGCTTGCACTGACGATGATCGCCGCCGATCTGGTGGCCTGGCTCAAGATGCTCGCCCTCGACGGCGACCTCGCCAAAGCCGAACCAAAGGCACTCAGGTATCGGCTGCTGCACGTCCCGGCAAGACTCGTTCACGGCGCCCGACGGCGACGACTGCGTCTACCCAAGACCTGGCCCTGGGTCGAGCACCTGGTGGCCGCGTTCGCCCGGATCGCCGCGATCCCACCACCGCACTGA